A section of the Gemmatimonadota bacterium genome encodes:
- a CDS encoding ABC transporter permease, producing the protein MDETFADQWRAARARGEWSMARLAIVTMTDTIAEATRARMTSLPAPSDMLHLQDVRYAFRLLARSPLLTLLTLVVLAGGMGVTVFTFSFLYTAMLRPIPLSGGDRIVRVQQLEDGSAGSFDAADLARMRPQITTLHDVGTWSAREVVMGSAEGGGTRRVLETTAVEWTLFDATRTPPALGRAFRPDDEAPGAAPVIVLSHRTWIPPSAVIRRWWGAACCSTACRPRWWG; encoded by the coding sequence ATGGACGAGACCTTCGCCGACCAGTGGCGCGCGGCCCGCGCGCGCGGCGAGTGGTCGATGGCGCGCCTCGCGATCGTCACGATGACCGACACGATCGCCGAGGCAACGCGGGCGCGGATGACGTCCCTCCCCGCCCCCTCCGACATGCTGCACCTCCAGGACGTGCGCTACGCCTTTCGCCTCCTCGCGCGAAGCCCGCTCCTCACCCTGCTCACGCTCGTGGTCCTGGCCGGGGGGATGGGGGTGACGGTCTTCACCTTCTCCTTCCTCTACACGGCGATGCTGCGCCCCATTCCGCTGAGCGGAGGCGACCGTATCGTGCGGGTACAGCAGTTGGAGGACGGATCGGCGGGGAGCTTCGATGCCGCCGACCTGGCGCGCATGCGTCCGCAGATCACGACGTTGCACGACGTGGGGACGTGGAGCGCGCGCGAGGTCGTGATGGGGAGCGCCGAGGGGGGTGGGACACGCCGGGTGCTGGAGACGACGGCGGTGGAGTGGACGCTGTTCGACGCCACGCGCACCCCGCCCGCGTTAGGCCGGGCGTTCCGCCCGGACGACGAGGCGCCGGGGGCGGCGCCGGTGATCGTGCTCAGTCACCGCACGTGGATCCCGCCTTCGGCGGTGATTCGACGGTGGTGGGGCGCCGCGTGCTGCTCAACGGCGTGTCGACCGAGGTGGTGGGGGTGA
- a CDS encoding FtsX-like permease family protein: MDPAFGGDSTVVGRRVLLNGVSTEVVGVMPPGYGFPVAADSWVPLGSAVREATEPGRYAVSAFGRLADGATREQASQELETLLRRARSDRPPVAADSSGTRLGVLVRSFPMAQMGDEGPYVFGILNLMAVLILLLACVNVANLLLARANERSRELAVRLALGASRARLAIQALWEPVALVTIGGGLATALAAWGAGVVNRGPAAHGGEPRLWGVGMDTPTIIAAGGFMTVTIAALGGVMAVRATSTRFSEVLRDFGDTRWRGAGQDGRRVPGRHAGGDGDGAALLRRPFRDRRASVRQHEPRLRHDAPPGELGRTRGGALRHHRRAARPVDATLRRDVGLAGGGARRGARPARGGGRRERGAGVRRWTHARRRRHAARLGAGGVGIAGSVRHRHAGGTPHTG, encoded by the coding sequence GTGGATCCCGCCTTCGGCGGTGATTCGACGGTGGTGGGGCGCCGCGTGCTGCTCAACGGCGTGTCGACCGAGGTGGTGGGGGTGATGCCACCCGGGTACGGCTTTCCCGTGGCCGCCGACTCGTGGGTCCCGTTAGGCTCGGCCGTGCGCGAGGCGACGGAACCGGGGCGGTACGCGGTGAGCGCCTTTGGCCGGCTGGCCGACGGGGCGACGCGCGAGCAGGCGTCGCAGGAGCTGGAAACCCTGCTGCGGCGCGCCCGGAGCGACCGCCCGCCGGTGGCCGCCGACTCGTCAGGCACCCGGCTCGGCGTGCTGGTGCGCTCCTTCCCGATGGCGCAGATGGGCGACGAGGGGCCGTACGTCTTCGGGATCCTCAACCTGATGGCGGTGCTGATCCTCCTGCTCGCGTGCGTGAACGTCGCCAACCTGCTGCTGGCGCGGGCCAACGAACGCTCGCGCGAGCTGGCCGTGCGGCTGGCGTTAGGCGCATCGCGCGCCCGGCTGGCGATACAGGCGCTCTGGGAACCGGTCGCGCTCGTCACCATCGGTGGGGGGCTGGCGACGGCGCTGGCCGCGTGGGGGGCTGGGGTGGTGAACCGGGGCCCAGCAGCCCATGGAGGGGAACCTCGCCTCTGGGGGGTGGGGATGGACACGCCGACGATCATTGCGGCTGGCGGCTTCATGACGGTGACGATCGCGGCGCTGGGCGGGGTGATGGCGGTGCGAGCCACGAGCACGCGTTTCAGTGAGGTCCTGCGCGACTTCGGGGACACGCGCTGGCGGGGCGCGGGGCAGGACGGGCGGCGCGTGCCCGGCCGTCACGCAGGTGGCGACGGTGACGGTGCTGCTCTTCTTCGGCGTCCTTTCCGGGATCGCCGCGCATCGGTTCGCCAACATGAACCCCGGCTACGACACGACGCGCCTCCTGGCGAGCTCGGTCGAACCCGAGGCGGCGCGCTACGCCACCACCGACGCGCGGCGCGCCCTGTGGACGCGACTCTACGACGGGATGTCGGCCTGGCCGGAGGTGGAGCACGTCGTGGTGCGCGCCCGGCTCGGGGAGGGGGACGACGAGAGCGGGGCGCTGGAGTTCGGCGATGGACGCACGCTCGCCGCCGGCGCCACGCCGCGCGCCTGGGTGCAGGGGGTGTTGGGATCGCTGGAAGCGTTAGGCATCGCCACGCTGGAGGGACGCCTCACACCGGGTGA